Genomic segment of Melanotaenia boesemani isolate fMelBoe1 chromosome 10, fMelBoe1.pri, whole genome shotgun sequence:
GGtttctgcagatgttttcaATCCTCAGCTCAGGATACATGTATTGTATAATTAGAAATAATCTCTTATAGATTCATATTCACAAGGGGCTAAATTTCCCACATTTGTCTTTCTGATAGACATAAACTGACATGACAGGTCATGTATGCTACAACCGGCTGAGGGACGCTCACAATGGTAGAGACAAAGCTAACTCGTCACTACTTATGTACACAATTATAGTTATGGCAGAAATATTGATTTCTCAACAACTTCAGAAGAGCGATACTGATGAATCATATTTACAACTACAAATGAGTTCATCAGAGATAAAAGTGTTCACATGAAAAGCTAAACCAGAATATAATGACTATGTATACTAAGTTTAAATGCAGTGAAATACAAGGAACAAGAGTAACGTTAGACAGATGTTACAAAGAGAGGACACAGCATAGAAATAAATAGCTCCTTCAAAGGAGGAGGGAAGTAGGCGGTGAAAAGAGGCACTAATGCTATTAGAATATACTGTACCTGCAAAGGGTGAGCGCTTAAGATCGATGGAAAAAGGAGAAGGTTTGAACCTGATCACAACCAGATGAAAGCCTTAAAATGCTGCTGGAGAGGCGGGAAGAGAAAACAAGTAAGAAATCAGATGCAGACAGGAGGGAGAGCGAACCAGTCAGAGCAGAAGGGATGAAGAGGCTGCAGATGctctttaaaagaagaagacaacagAACACAGAGCGCTAACACACATTAGAAGACAAACTTCATTGGTCTCAGTTATACacaagcaacattttaaaagtgaCTAGGCCACCATGTTTTCTTGGAGGATGGTCCTAGTTGGACTTTTTTACTGCTGCATCAAGACAGGAGTTACACGGTGCCGGGCTGAAGGTAAGACACACATTTCAGCTCCGTGACGTTATGCAAATTAGTAAGAATTTAAGTTTTTGCAAATCATAACACTTTATGGACATGACTTATggacaggctttttttttctttctttctttttgtaaaatatcttCCTTTTATCAACACATTCAGGTTTTATTATCATCTGGATGTGAGATTTCTAAGTGTTTTTCATATAATCTCTTTGTGCTGCGAGTCTGGTCTTGGTTGTGAACACTTCCTCACTGACAGTGAATCTAAACTTAAGAATAAACGTCAAGATGCAAAGAGTAATTTATCTTTATAAAACTGTGGAATATGTGTGACATTCCTTTTTGAGAGTTCATCTGGGAAGCATGTGAGACCTGTGTGCGGTATACTGATATactgctgttttctttactgTTCTGTCCAAGTTTTCCATATAATCACTTCTTATTGCCGTCAGCCAAACACATACAAGTACCCAGCAAAGATTTACAGTAAGAACTTTAACTTCATTTTACTGtgatttttcattcatattttgtaTATATGAGTCACAACGTGTCATGGTGCAGTATCATCACCCCCACCAAATAAAAAATGGGAGCCAAGCCTCATTACCAAGGCCTGAGAACCTTAAGGCAGGACATACCATCTTCTGACAATTTGCTAGTAAATGCAGTATTACACACTACGACCGGATTCATCACAGAGACCAATGAGCTGACGTATACCACAGCAGCAGTTTCCTCGAGAAGCTTGGCTACAGGACAAACTGCACAAAAAGCAGTAGTGGGCATAACCTCCATGGAGAAGAAGGTCGTAGGCCAAGATCAGGCCATCATGGAGACATGTTAGCTGCCTGGTAGAGCAACAGAAATTTGCAATGAACAAAGAACTGTCTTGAAAATAGAAGAAACTGCACATATCTGAGGCACTGGAAACTGCCACTGGCTACACACCGTAATGTGTCAGAAGCCAGGGGAATAACCAGGATGATATCCAGGGTGGTAACAGCGGAGAAAGAAGCATCACATAACATCAATGTGAAGCTCTTCTCAGACATGGTAGCAGAGATGAGACAGATAGAGACACGCATAGGACACATGGCTCAGTGTAAGAGTCCAGAGGAGCTAAAAGCCACGACCAACAGAACCATCACATAAGACTTCAAGATCAAATATAGAataagaagtagaagaagacaAGAAAGACAAATGAGTCTTTGTTCTTATGGACAGTATTTAAGTAATTGTACttaattggtaaaaaaaaagaaagaaaaaaaaagaaagaaaggaggttAAAGTGGCAGCATCAACTTGCTTTGATGTGCTTAGATCAATGAGTATCATTAACTAAACATTAAAACTGAATTGAGGGAATGATTTGATCCTACAGAGAGCTGTTAAAATATCATCGTCTTGAATCATTTATTTACTCAGATtgaataagtaagtaagtaaccCTGTTCTCGTTCAGACATATAACTTACAACAAATTTACTTTACGAACAAATGAAATTGTCTTCATCTGTGTCTGCAGCcctgttcttttctttattttcagccATCTGTTCTACTCCTACTTACTCATCACCGTTAGAGAGAAACTACCTGTCATACCACATAAAAGCTCCATATGTATCCACACTTAAACTATTTATTCAAAAAGGCTTGTTATGCAGGACAGAGTGAAACCAGTAAATCAAGCCGGATTTTTAGTATTGTGTTCACAGTGTTCATGGCATATTTCACTGGTAATACACACAAGCAAGTCATtggcacttttcttttttcttttttttttctccaaattaCATGTAAGCTGGAGAAAAGGCTGCTACGGCTTCACGTTGCTGCAGTTCttgtgatttttctgtttgataATTAGAGCTTAAGGAGTACAAGGAAGTGAGGATGAAATTCTAAAGTCATACAAAGTGTGTTAAAACCATCTGGAGCCAATTGCATGTCCCATGTGTTACTCCACCTTTGATTCTCCTGCTGCCTTTGAGGTTTATTGTCTGCAGATAGAACTGGTCTGTAAGGTCAGAGATCACTTTGGAAGGCATGGTGTACATATTCAGTGTGCTGCTGTTGTCATGATGAACCACCGTCTGAGTCGTTTGGATCTGCAGCAATAAatctaaaacaaacacatgtaaaaacacTTGAAAGGAAAGTTTAGCTGAGGAAACTTCCTTCTACTTTCCTTCCATCTCTAACTCTATACTTATTTTCCTTTATACAAAAGAACTGTTTCCAGCTGCAAGCAGAGTAAAAAGAGGACTGACAGCAGAGGTGAATCCAACCTTCTACAACTCCTTCAGTGACGCCCAGCTCTTATTtgaggtaaaaacaaaatgagctgtcaatccataaaaacaaattatcttTAAGAATGTTCACTTCCAacatttccttcttcttcttctttttcctaaaCACCAAATAGATCCTGGTCAGTGGTGTACGTTTTGAGCCTAATGGAGCTTTTTCAGTTGAAGATGCTGAGCTGTCTTCACTCCAAAAAACGAGGAATCTGGACGTCATCTGTGAGGAGATAATCCCCAAGAAGCTAACAGACATATTAAGGCTAACAGCGAACCTTTCTGATCTTAATGGGCAACTGCAACAGGACGACTTTGAGCGCACACTGTTGACTTTGGTGTACACCACCCAGCAGATGGTTAATTCTACTACTGAACTCCAGCGGGAAGAGTGGGCACAGTCTTTTGTTAGTTTATACAAAGCTATTAAAAAAGATCTGACATTAACAACCTGAGTGAACATTGGTAAGCTGCACAACGGATGCATACTCGATCCTGAATGTGCTTTTTTCAGTATCTATACAAGATCAGTTTTAGTTCTTtaagagaaagaaatattttgtaGAACAAGGAAATGTTGCATATTAtagattttattaaagttttaatgaaaaaattaatcttttaCCAGAAATACTGAAAGTGCACATCAATAGAAAATGAAGCAATTAGTGAAATATTGATTATTACAACaaacagttatttaaacacaatattctatatatatatatatatatatatatatatatatatatgttgaaAGTGCCACTGAACACTTTTGATTCACTTACATTCACATGTCTTCTGTAGTAGTCACTTATATGTCATTTAATTGTTAGACTAATACTAATTGCATACaatattttagtaaaattactttcaagtttttctaaatctattctatttatctttttatgtgtatttattagtgGGTGGCATTGTTTGGGATGACCCACTAACGTCCATTGAAGTGGTTAATGTGCAGAGAGACCTCCCTCATTCGTGCATGTAGGACAGCTTTTGAATCGGCATCCAgtgcatgaaagggttaaacCAAAGGAAAAACAGGTTGCAATCAAATAGTCGAAAAGTTGCTTATTAATACAGAAAATTTACAATAAGACAGTTATTCATTGCACCATCCTTTAAGAAGGGAAATAACAGCACCGCACAATTCCTTCCAGAAAAGTGATCAAGGAAAAAActcataaatctgtttttttttttaaaaaaaaaaaaaaggatattatgtttggttgtttttgttgtttgtttttttgttttcgttttttggtgtttgtttttgCCAGAGGATGTTTTTATTCAACATTGAAGAGTAGTTTATTAAAGTAGCAGATCTGAAAAGCCTACATGGTTTACCCATCTAACACATGTCGAACACTTTGCTCAGTTAACGTGATGCAAATTTGGACGTTAGCTTTAGTAACATTCTCCAGTTTTGTGATGGTTGATTATGTTCAACAGTTTCTAATTCAGCTTCAAGCTTTGGAGGGAGGAAATATTCTTTACAAGGCTCCATGTTCATGGCCTGCACGAAACAGCAACATCTTACAATCTAAATGCTCTTCAGGTTGTCTGCGTTCAGATAATTATAGTAATTATATATCTAGTTTCATTATCACAAACCCACATCCGGTGGCATCCACTTCATGTTTGTATTCTGTCTTTTCTGCGCAGTTGGGTtatctttgtcatttttcctcAATCAACTGACATTTTTTAGTTAGATCAGGGAAGCTTCTTTGAAAGAAacacagtgtttgtttttttcttaaactattCGACCACAAACCTTTTACACCAAGATGTACCATCACTTCATCAGcacaaaaagatggaaaatgtaAGCTAACATGTCAGTTCAAGGCATTTATTTGCAAACGTCCCTCCAAAAGATGATTTTAATACTATGCACCATGTTGTTACAGTACAATGCCTCAGAGATGTGACATAAACTGAGCTGCCGTtgatggaaatgtttttgttaaacacCACTCACAGACCTACTCCCAAAGTGATCTGAGAGGGTGGTGGATTTCCAAGTGGCTGCTTAGGCTCCAGGGAGCCGGACATACCAGGAGGGCAGAAAGGTATGAATCGAAGCCAggagaaagaagacaaagacgAGCTGATGCCAAATGGAAGGTTGTAGACTTCTCCACTCTCCAGCGTGTTACTGGAATCATCCTCATGAGCCTTGTTCCAGGCCAAGATGCCTCGCTCCTGCTTTGTTCCTGGTGGACACAAATTTGCAAAAGAGAATGAATCAGCACAATAACGGGCGATTTTCCATAGTCTCATTACTGAGTTACAGGCTATTATTCTTACATGTTTGCTGAATTTCAATGCCTAACCAAATTTTCACACTAAGTTAACATTTAAACCACAACCAAACCAAATTAGCCATGGCCAAAATACTATACATGTCCGTACTCTGCAGTAATAATCATTTGACCTTCGGCTTTCAGTGAGTTCATGTAACCTTAATTGAAGACATTTGGGGTAATATGCGAGGACACATGTGACTTTAATGCTAATTTCTTTGATTAAAATACCAAAGAAAGCAGATATAATCTGCTTTAGAAAATTTGAACTATCATGATAATATCAATATTTAAGAGATTgtcatatattttaataatgtatTAGAGATTTTAATGACATGTAATACCTGGAATGGTGTTGTCCAATAAAAAGCCGAAGAAGCCTCCAACAAACATACTAGTTGTCAGCAGTACCTGCAGCATCTGGTCAACCTCTACCACACCTGAACATAGTGTGTTAACAGGTAAAGCTGTGTTTAGCTCATTGATTGACAAGTTATTACATGTATGAAAATGCTGATTAACATCATAAATGCACCTGTAGCAAtagttttggggttttttaGGATCCAGTTAGGAATGACCAGACCAGAGAACATGGAGAATCCAAAGATGAAGATGTTTCTGGATGAATTCATGTCTGCATACTGAAAATTTGACCACAAAGAAAGACTCTCATTTTCTTGAGAAATTtccaaaaaaaaagtccctggatgtgttttaagttgtgtaCCTGCAGATTAGAAACTCCAGTTGCACAGATGACACCAAACATCACCATGAACATTCCTCCTATCACAGGCGAGGGGATAGTGGTAAAAATAGCTCCCACTTTACCAAGTATACCCATGAGAACCATCAAGACGCCACTGGTCACTATCACCATACGACTGCCAACCTGCAACAAGAATATCTTCAAGTTGTTTGTTTGAGGAGTGCAATGAAGGGAATTAAGCTTAACAGCAAACAATCATACCAATCTGGGAATCCTGGTGAACAGTACATGATTGGTAATAAAGTACATGAACAATTACTCTGGAAAAGGCCCAGTATGAGTAGAGTTTATGTTGGTGTAGCTTCTCAGTAATCCTGGTAATTCTTAGAGCTTAAATAACAGCAGTAGGACCTTTTTTAGTTAACCAGACTACAACTAAAATTACTGTGACTGAATTTTACcaagagaaagacaaacaggaaaaagttctgttttctCCAGTTCAGTAAGAGAATCTGTGTGCATGCTGTAATAGTTCTAGTCTTGTAATTACCATGAGCACAAAACTCAAGCTGCCACCACAGCAGCTGCTGACTAACTCAGTGCTGCTGTTATTTCTGTCGATGGGTCGAATGAGGACTCAAAAGTGGGCCAAGCAGCACAAATTCACATCCACAAAATTCACACTGGCACAATTTCTGAGACCAGAAATTTATATCTGGGCCAAGTCTGGGTCAAAATAGTATAAGAAGACATCAGGCCGGAACATAAAGGACGTCTTACCTTTGTAATACCAAGAGCTCCGACGTTCTCACTGTATGAAGTGGTTCCGTTTCCCGTACCCCAGGCACCAGCCAGCAGACAGCCTAGTCCCTCAATCCCAA
This window contains:
- the LOC121648130 gene encoding protein FAM180A-like — its product is MFSWRMVLVGLFYCCIKTGVTRCRAEELFPAASRVKRGLTAEVNPTFYNSFSDAQLLFEILVSGVRFEPNGAFSVEDAELSSLQKTRNLDVICEEIIPKKLTDILRLTANLSDLNGQLQQDDFERTLLTLVYTTQQMVNSTTELQREEWAQSFVSLYKAIKKDLTLTT